From one Erinaceus europaeus chromosome 4, mEriEur2.1, whole genome shotgun sequence genomic stretch:
- the MFSD4B gene encoding sodium-dependent glucose transporter 1, whose translation PRWAALRVHGCLPTSWGSAGSPSGRCGLDEKLGSRRAAKLELELAIAGAEAPVAGQLLLQTEVPGEDEPEAEAEPGLRRSCGPGDPLRWLSTLILCAAFLGLGMSIAILGPTFQDLATNVNRNLSSLSVIFVGRASGYLSGSVIGGVLFDSMNHFLLLGVSMLATTAGLYLVPFCKTAVLLIIIVSVFGVSMGILDTGGNVLILAVWGDKGAPHMQALHFSFAIGAFVAPLLAKVALGTAVPAESHTEADLNCSLVNQSWGADSDAGSGIPDNTNLLRTYFIIGTYILAVSVFFFALFLKKRSQSEKAKDFTRRSRRAKYHKALLCLLFIFFFFYVGAEVTYGSYIFSFATSHAGMTESEAAGLNSIFWGSFAACRGLAIFFAACLQPASMIVLSNIGSLASSLMLVLFDRNRVCLWVATSVYGASMATTFPSGVSWIEQYTTIHGKAAAFFVVGAALGEMAIPAVIGILQGQYPDLPVVLYTSLGSAAATAILFPVMYKLATIPLAHQRKEHRKSEDQKALLSASELNDYEEENEEDDAEKWNEMEFEVIETDDRIRNSIMGTSREILRVPTDDILIHSAALSAVNISNSHVNHLI comes from the exons CCTCGGTGGGCTGCGCTGCGCGTCCACGGGTGCCTGCCGACCTCCTGGGGCAGCGCTGGGTCTCCATCCGGGCGCTGTGGTTTGGATGAGAAGCTGGGCAGTCGGCGAGCCGCCAAGCTGGAGCTAGAACTGGCGATCGCTGGGGCCGAGGCTCCTGTTGCGGGGCAGCTGCTCCTGCAGACCGAGGTCCCCGGGGAGGATGAGCCCGAAGCGGAGGCGGAGCCGGGCCTCCGGCGGAGCTGCGGCCCCGGGGACCCGCTGCGCTGGCTCAGCACCTTGATCCTGTGCGCCGCCTTCCTGGGGCTG GGCATGAGTATTGCAATCCTGGGACCCACCTTTCAAGATCTGGCAACAAATGTGAACCGCAATCTCAGCAGTCTCTCTGTGATCTTCGTGGGCCGGGCCTCTGGCTATTTGAGTGGCTCTGTTATTGGTGGAGTTCTTTTTGACAGTATGAATCATTTTCTACTTTTGG gTGTATCCATGTTGGCTACCACAGCTGGTCTTTATCTTGTTCCATTCTGTAAGACCGCAGTCTTGCTGATTATCATAGTGTCTGTATTTGGCGTTTCAATGGGCATTCTGGATACAG GGGGTAACGTCCTCATCTTGGCTGTCTGGGGAGACAAGGGGGCCCCTCACATGCAGGCCTTACACTTCAGTTTTGCCATAGGTGCCTTCGTGGCCCCACTGCTGGCTAAAGTGGCACTGGGCACAGCAGTGCCTGCTGAAAGCCACACAGAAGCTGACTTGAACTGTTCTCTGGTCAACCAGTCATGGGGAGCTGACTCAGACGCTGGATCCGGGATTCCTGACAACACAAATCTGCTGAGGACGTATTTTATTATCGGGACGTACATTttggctgtttctgtctttttctttgctctatttttgaaaaagagaTCCCAAAGTGAAAAAGCGAAAGACTTCACTCGAAGGTCTCGAAGAGCGAAATATCACAAagcccttctttgtcttcttttcatcttcttctttttttatgttggAGCAGAAGTGACGTACGGCTCTTACATTTTCTCCTTTGCAACCAGCCATGCTGGCATGACAGAAAGCGAAGCAGCTGGGCTGAACTCCATCTTCTGGGGCAGCTTTGCAGCCTGCAGGGGGCTGGCGATCTTCTTTGCTGCGTGTCTGCAACCGGCATCCATGATTGTGCTGAGCAACATTGGCAGCCTGGCTTCCTCCCTAATGCTGGTGCTTTTTGATAGGAACCGAGTTTGCCTCTGGGTGGCCACTTCCGTGTATGGAGCCTCCATGGCCACCACGTTTCCCAGTGGCGTTTCTTGGATTGAGCAGTACACCACTATCCATGGGAAAGCGGCGGCGTTTTTTGTGGTTGGCGCTGCCTTGGGAGAAATGGCTATTCCTGCAGTGATTGGGATCCTTCAGGGACAGTATCCAGACTTGCCTGTAGTTCTGTACACCTCTTTGGGGTCAGCAGCAGCCACTGCCATCTTATTCCCTGTGATGTATAAGTTAGCCACCATACCTCTCGCTCATCAGCGAAAGGAGCACAGGAAGAGTGAGGACCAGAAAGCTCTGCTGTCTGCCTCCGAGCTGAATGACTACGAGGAAGAGAACGAAGAAGATGATGCAGAAAAATGGAATGAGATGGAATTTGAAGTGATAGAAACAGATGATAGGATTAGGAACTCTATAATGGGCACGTCTAGAGAGATTCTGAGAGTGCCCACAGATGACATTCTCATCCACTCAGCTGCTTTATCTGCAGTCAACATCAGTAACTCCCATGTCAATCACCTTATATGA